In Candidatus Thorarchaeota archaeon, the sequence TTACAGGGATTAGCAGAATCCGCTTGCGCGGTTCCTCTCTTGATTTTGGGAAAGATCGAATCTTCATCTCTGAGATATACTGTTCAGTTATAGCCTTTTACGATTTTCGGACAACGTCCTGAACTACGTCTATTTCAGTTATGATTACTTAGGAGGGAGTGTCGGCTAAGGAAGCGATTCTACCACTCATTGTTTTATTGGTTGAGGGAAATATGAATCCAGTCAAAGAAACCTTGGACCATAAAGAATAAGTAAAGCACAAACTTTGGGTCGAGGTGATGATTACACTCTATGCTTCAAGAAGAAGGTATTTAAGAAAATACCAAGGTCCCCCCACTCGATACGCATAGGGATGTTCCGCCGGAGTGCGACAAAATGACGTTACTTGACGTTCGTAACCTGCGCATGTATTACCAGACTCAAACCGGCTTGGTAAAAGCCGTTGATAATGTCTCGATGGAATTGGATTCTGGCGAGTCCTTAGGACTTGCAGGAGAAAGTGGCTGTGGTAAGAGCAGCTTGGCCTATTCCATTATGCAGCTTCTTCCGCCAGCAGCAAACATTGTCGGAGGAAATGTATACTTCAAAGGCACTGACCTGCTCAGAAAATCAGCACGGGAAATGAGGGATATCCGTTGGAAGAACGTAGCAATCGTATTCCAAGGAGCCATGAATGCCCTTAATCCAGTATTTGAAATTGGTGAGCAGATAGCTGAGGCAATTCTGATGCACGAGAACGTGACTGAAGAAGAAGCCCTCGATCGGTGTGCGAAACTCTTTGAAATGGTTGGCTTAGATCCTGGTAGAATTCATAACTATCCACACGAGTTTTCAGGAGGAATGAGACAGAGAGCGATGATTGCAATGGCACTCGCGTGTAACCCCGATTTGGTTATCGCCGACGAGCCAACAACTGCTCTTGACGTTACCATCCAGGCTCAAATCCTGAAACTCATGCAGAAGTTGCAGAAGGACCTTGGTCTCTCACTCATCCTTATCACTCACGATCTCAGCGTCATTGCAGAAACCTGTGACAAAACAGCAATCATGTACGCAGGAAGAATAGCAGAACTAGCGGATGTTGTGTCCGTTTACAAGGATCCTATTCATCCATACACAACCGGATTGGTTGGAGCAATTCCAAGCATGGTCAAAGCGGAAAAGAAGAAGCTTACTTCAATTCCGGGAATTCCGCCCGATCTTGTTAATCCGCCTACTGGTTGTCGGTTCCACCCGCGTTGTCCTTATGCACAGGACATTTGTACACAAGAAGAACCAAGCTTTGATGAGATAGAACCCGGTAGATTTGTACACTGTCATTTCGCTGAGCAGCTCAAAGGTGAACTGAAACTGGACCTAGAATAAGGAGGGCTGAATAATGTCTATTGAACAAGTAGAAACTCAATTGGAAACCGACGAAATAAGGAAAGGTGAACCATTGATTCAAATCCGTAATATGAAAAAATGGTTCCCCGTCAACACAGGCTTTCTTTCCTCACTACTCTATAAGCAAGAGCTCTACGTCAAAGCTGTAGATGGTGTCACTTTCGACATCAAGAAAGGTGA encodes:
- a CDS encoding ABC transporter ATP-binding protein, whose amino-acid sequence is MTLLDVRNLRMYYQTQTGLVKAVDNVSMELDSGESLGLAGESGCGKSSLAYSIMQLLPPAANIVGGNVYFKGTDLLRKSAREMRDIRWKNVAIVFQGAMNALNPVFEIGEQIAEAILMHENVTEEEALDRCAKLFEMVGLDPGRIHNYPHEFSGGMRQRAMIAMALACNPDLVIADEPTTALDVTIQAQILKLMQKLQKDLGLSLILITHDLSVIAETCDKTAIMYAGRIAELADVVSVYKDPIHPYTTGLVGAIPSMVKAEKKKLTSIPGIPPDLVNPPTGCRFHPRCPYAQDICTQEEPSFDEIEPGRFVHCHFAEQLKGELKLDLE